In Daucus carota subsp. sativus chromosome 4, DH1 v3.0, whole genome shotgun sequence, one DNA window encodes the following:
- the LOC108217191 gene encoding uncharacterized protein LOC108217191: protein MGEAKTGQISLKLLIDRNENKVIFGEAGKDFVDFLFHFLSLPVGTVVKLLSRNKMVGSLGKIYGSIESLNASYMEPNVNKDHVLNPRVYSSHGDAPLLLGHKSEGDQDNDTKYLKSNVKWCNCGRPMNYVKKTYPSPEKKKGVETGKGGYVKELANYMIMDDLVVKPMSTISSITLLSEVKDMSAVKTLEVFIGKNEVYGIRASPAVS, encoded by the coding sequence ATGGGAGAAGCTAAAACAGGACAAATCAGCCTGAAGCTCCTTATAGACAGAAACGAAAACAAAGTTATTTTCGGTGAAGCTGGGAAagattttgttgattttcttttccattTTCTTTCTCTTCCAGTAGGAACCGTTGTGAAGCTTCTCTCGAGAAACAAAATGGTTGGTTCATTGGGGAAAATTTACGGAAGCATCGAATCCTTGAATGCCAGCTACATGGAGCCTAATGTGAATAAAGATCATGTTCTTAATCCAAGAGTTTATTCAAGCCATGGAGATGCTCCTCTCTTGTTAGGCCACAAAAGCGAGGGTGATCAAGATAATGACACCAAGTATTTGAAAAGTAATGTGAAATGGTGTAACTGTGGGCGGCCTATGAACTATGTGAAGAAGACGTACCCTTCTCCGGAGAAAAAAAAGGGTGTCGAAACTGGGAAGGGAGGGTATGTGAAAGAGCTGGCTAATTACATGATCATGGATGATCTTGTGGTCAAGCCGATGTCGACTATTTCTAGCATTACTCTTCTGAGTGAAGTTAAAGACATGAGTGCAGTTAAGACTCTTGAGGTTTTCATAGGAAAGAATGAGGTATAtggtattagagcatctccagcagtgtcttag
- the LOC108217192 gene encoding uncharacterized protein LOC108217192, whose amino-acid sequence MDAANSEKISLKLLVDRNENKVIFGEAGKDFVDFLFYVLTLPVGTVVTLLSKEKMVGSLGKIYESIESMQDNYMQPDLNKDHVLHPNVYSKIELGDTALLLGNERKGEQLKRAKYLYRCSSGCAYASDKQVKCTNCGRSINSQMTYVKSEENEEAAEVRKGGFVQDLVTYMVMDNLVVKPMSNVSCVTLLSNCGVKDLGALETVEVSFGKNEKMDLDKRSPKESTASENPDKGYEI is encoded by the exons ATGGATGCAGCTAATTCAGAAAAGATCAGCCTGAAGCTACTCGTAGACAGAAATGAAAACAAAGTTATATTTGGAGAAGCTGGCAAGGATTTTGTTGACTTCCTTTTCTATGTTCTTACTCTTCCGGTGGGCACAGTTGTGACACTCCTCTCCAAAGAGAAAATGGTAGGCTCTTTGGGGAAAATATACGAAAGCATCGAATCCATGCAGGACAACTACATGCAGCCAGACCTGAACAAAGATCACGTTCTGCATCCAAATGTTTATTCGAAAATTGAATTAGGAGATACTGCATTGTTGTTAGGCAACGAAAGAAAGGGTGAGCAGCTTAAACGCGCAAAGTATCTGTACAGATGTAGTTCCGGTTGTGCATATGCAAGTGATAAGCAGGTGAAGTGTACTAATTGTGGGAGAAGTATAAATTCGCAGATGACATACGTCAAGTCTGAGGAGAATGAGGAGGCAGCTGAAGTCCGGAAGGGAGGTTTTGTACAAGATCTGGTGACTTATATGGTTATGGATAATCTTGTGGTGAAGCCTATGTCTAATGTCTCTTGTGTTACTTTGCTCAGCAATTGTGGTGTTAAGGACTTGGGAGCTCTGGAGACCGTGGAGGTTTCCTTTGGAAAGAATGAG AAAATGGATCTTGATAAGAGGAGTCCTAAAGAGTCTACTGCATCGGAGAATCCAGATAAAGGTTATGAAATATGA